The Deltaproteobacteria bacterium genomic sequence TACTTGCGGAGCCAATGGGGTTGGGATCAATGCTTTCGAAGCTAGATAATAAGTTTCCTAGTTCAACGTCTAATAATTTTTGTATCACTTCGAAGGGAAGAGGTTGCACGTTGGCATGAAGTTTAGAAAATTCGATGACATATTCATCGGGAACCAAATCAGGTCTTGTAGCTAAAAGTTGACCTAATTTTACGAATGTCGGTCCTAGTTCTTCAAAGGACATTCGAATTCTTTCAGCGGTCGAATAGTTTTCATAGTTCGCCGTCATCCAGCGTTCCATAATGTATTGACCTAAATTAATTCGCTCCGCAACTTTATAGAATCCGTGTTTAGCGAACACCCCGACGATAGTTCTTAGCCTTGCTGCGTTTTTTAGAGTTTTTCCTAGAGGGTTCAGTTTTAAATCCAGAGCCAAAACTTTTCTCCTTTTGCTGCGAAGATTTATTTAGAGAATGAGGATCTGCCTGCGTTTGAGCTGTATCTTGAGCTGGGTTTTCTTTGTTTCTATGAGGTTTATTCCCAGAACTAAAATGATGATTCTTTTCCCTTGAAGCAATCGCTTGATCCAATCTTTCAAGAATAGAGCTACGCTTAGAAGAATTAACGGTATAGTCCAGCCCTTGGGGTTTCCAGGATTCTTTAGAAGCCTCTTGTTTAATGGATACCTTTGATTCAGATGACTTGGGATTGAAAAACTCATCTGACAAATTCCCACGATATTTAATTGAAGACTTATGATTTTCAGATTTTGTTTTTACGTTGGACTTAAAATGAGTTCCTGACTTTTTCTTTTTAAATAATTTCTCGGCAAAGGTTTTTTTGTTTTTATGAAAATTTAATGGTGTCGGTTGATTTTTCTTTTTTTGTTCTTCTTTGATTTTTCTAAAATCCTCTTTCATATTCTGCTCATTTTGTTTTTCTTTACGAATGACCACATCAAGAGGCATAAAATTAATTTGACCCAATTCGTGATCAGCAGAAATAACTTTAATTTTAAGGGTATCGCCAATAGTAAATCTCAATCCCGTTTTTTTATTGTATAAAGAAGGGGATTTTTCATCGTATTCTAGTCTTTGAGTGGATAAATCATCTATTTTAACGAGACCATCGATATCGTATTCTCTGAGTAAAACAAAAGCTCCGAAGCGAGCTACCGAGTTGATCATCCCTTCAAACTCATCACCCAAAAATTTTTCCATAAAACGAGCTTTTTTAATAGCGTGGATTTGGCGCTCTGATTTGGCCGCCTTTTGCTCACAACTCGAAAGCCAGGAGGCGCAAGTACTTAAATCTTCTTCAGCAATAGGACGATATTCCTTGGTTTTTAAAATTTGACTCTTTAGTAATCGATGGACAATTAAATCTGGATATCTTCGAATAGGAGAAGTGAAATGAGTGTAGAATTCAAAACCTAAACCAAAATGCCCTAAGTTGTTGGTGGAATATTTTGCTTGATTCATAGACCTTAAGGTCAAAATATTAAGAACCTGAGCTTCTGGCTTACCTGAAAATTCTTGCAAGGCTCGAGTGAGCCTTTTTTGTAATTTTCCTTGGTCTAATTTTGTCTTACCACCAAAATTATAAAGATACCGTTCAAGTGTTCTAATTGAATCTTCATTTGGGCTTTCATGAATTCGATAGAGAGCAGGAATGTCTGAATGAGACAAAAATTCTGCTACGGCGACGTTTGAAGCCAGCATGAGCTCTTCAATCAAACGGTGAGAAAATAATCTTTCTGATCGAATCACATCGACAGGAACCCCGGAAGCATCAATTTCTAAGGTGGTTTCGGGAATTTCTAAATCGAGAGAACCTTCACGAAATCTTTTAGCCATCAAAACCTTTGCAAGATCTGCGCATTTTAAAATATTTTCTTTAACCGCTTTTAATTTTTCAATTTCCACACCTTCAATAAGTTCTTGGGCTTCGCCATAGGTAACTCTCGCTTTGGAAGTCATCACGGCTTCATAAAACTTACTGGATGTCTTATCTCCATTAAAATTAAATTGCATCTCTGCGACCACGCAAAGCCTTGGTACATTTGGATTGAGTGAGCATAACCCATTACTTAACACTTCGGGCAACATGGGAATAACAAAATTAGGAAAATAAACACTATTTCCACGGAGGTAGGCTTCTTTATCAATTTCTGAATTATTTTGAACATAGTGGCTGACATCGGCGATAGCTACATAAAG encodes the following:
- the rnr gene encoding ribonuclease R, coding for MVKKKFLKGLIKRNPDGFGFLIPETKDHPDVYIPRHSMDGIMTNDTVLVDVFPESGSQKFRGEIIEVLKRGAEVVVGKIKWQNKKFAMLKDESHSWGADLSIPAESSMDAKDGDLVAAKILQYPEGRKDFLGKVIEIIGNIEDPLNDIKRVAMNQQIPMVFPEGVLRESKKFKSEPSEKDFKNRTDLRHLPLITIDGKTAKDFDDAVLTLTNQQGFLLYVAIADVSHYVQNNSEIDKEAYLRGNSVYFPNFVIPMLPEVLSNGLCSLNPNVPRLCVVAEMQFNFNGDKTSSKFYEAVMTSKARVTYGEAQELIEGVEIEKLKAVKENILKCADLAKVLMAKRFREGSLDLEIPETTLEIDASGVPVDVIRSERLFSHRLIEELMLASNVAVAEFLSHSDIPALYRIHESPNEDSIRTLERYLYNFGGKTKLDQGKLQKRLTRALQEFSGKPEAQVLNILTLRSMNQAKYSTNNLGHFGLGFEFYTHFTSPIRRYPDLIVHRLLKSQILKTKEYRPIAEEDLSTCASWLSSCEQKAAKSERQIHAIKKARFMEKFLGDEFEGMINSVARFGAFVLLREYDIDGLVKIDDLSTQRLEYDEKSPSLYNKKTGLRFTIGDTLKIKVISADHELGQINFMPLDVVIRKEKQNEQNMKEDFRKIKEEQKKKNQPTPLNFHKNKKTFAEKLFKKKKSGTHFKSNVKTKSENHKSSIKYRGNLSDEFFNPKSSESKVSIKQEASKESWKPQGLDYTVNSSKRSSILERLDQAIASREKNHHFSSGNKPHRNKENPAQDTAQTQADPHSLNKSSQQKEKSFGSGFKTEPSRKNSKKRSKAKNYRRGVR